From Streptomyces sp. NBC_00775, one genomic window encodes:
- a CDS encoding DUF2264 domain-containing protein — protein sequence MPSESAEPFELSESSESSESSERSERSEDRTLSPYTGYTRAHWEAVADNLLAAVAPYATGDGALYHLPGEHTSWSGRLSDGLEGYARTLLLAAFRRDEKVLERYADGLAAGTAGVWPRIEDRGQPLVEAASIALALRLTRPLLWDRLDDGVRQRAAEWLGDGLTAEPWPCNWELFPVTVGGFLQEIGYEPEASAAAIDRGLERIEQWYVGDGWYTDGDGRKYDYYNGWAMHLYPVLHAWLSGDTRLLDLYGGRLETHLADYARLFGGDGAPMLQGRSLTYRFATTVPLWLGALTGRTPLSPGETRRLSSGALRYFLDRGAVDDRGLLSLGWHGPDEAVLQGYSGPASPYWASKAFVGLLLPPEHEVWTAPEEPGPTDRADAATPVGPPNWLLQSTSSDGLVRLHNHGSEDVRYDPYYTRLAYSTATEPSASYDNSVIVGDDPSRTGIEPLGVGEGWAASRHTAGGGARVTSLVLAHGAVEVRAHVVAGAAPGTGVRVTGWAAKGDARAELLPIHGLLDAPTGLTGLTGLSGLSGTVIGEGSLFVALARLTAEPDPVPLAEAADVRVDGTGELTVAWSGGREVRVRLGDGVAEVRSH from the coding sequence ATGCCCTCTGAGTCCGCCGAGCCCTTCGAGCTCTCCGAGTCCTCCGAGTCCTCCGAGTCCTCCGAGCGCTCCGAGCGCTCCGAGGACCGCACCCTCAGCCCGTACACCGGCTACACGCGCGCCCACTGGGAGGCGGTCGCGGACAACCTCCTCGCCGCCGTCGCGCCGTACGCCACCGGGGACGGCGCGCTCTACCACCTCCCCGGGGAGCACACGAGCTGGTCCGGCAGGCTCTCGGACGGCCTGGAGGGTTACGCCCGTACGCTGCTGCTCGCGGCCTTCCGCCGCGACGAGAAGGTCCTGGAGCGGTACGCGGACGGCCTCGCCGCCGGAACCGCCGGTGTCTGGCCCCGCATTGAGGACCGCGGCCAGCCGCTCGTGGAGGCCGCGTCGATCGCCCTCGCGCTGCGGCTGACCCGGCCGCTGCTGTGGGACCGCCTCGACGACGGCGTACGGCAGCGGGCCGCGGAGTGGCTCGGCGACGGCCTGACGGCCGAACCCTGGCCCTGCAACTGGGAGTTGTTCCCGGTGACGGTCGGCGGTTTCCTCCAGGAGATCGGATACGAGCCCGAGGCGTCCGCCGCCGCGATCGACCGCGGTCTGGAGCGCATCGAGCAGTGGTACGTGGGCGACGGCTGGTACACCGACGGCGACGGCCGGAAGTACGACTACTACAACGGCTGGGCGATGCACCTGTACCCGGTGCTGCACGCGTGGCTCTCCGGCGACACGCGCCTGCTCGACCTGTACGGCGGCCGTCTGGAGACCCATCTGGCCGACTACGCCCGTCTGTTCGGCGGAGACGGCGCGCCGATGCTCCAGGGCCGTTCCCTGACCTACCGCTTCGCGACCACCGTGCCGCTGTGGCTCGGCGCCCTCACGGGCCGTACACCGCTGTCGCCGGGCGAGACCCGGCGGCTGTCCTCCGGCGCCCTGCGCTACTTCCTCGACCGGGGCGCGGTGGACGACCGGGGCCTGCTCAGCCTCGGCTGGCACGGCCCCGACGAGGCTGTACTGCAAGGCTATTCGGGCCCGGCCTCCCCGTACTGGGCGAGCAAGGCCTTCGTCGGGCTGCTCCTGCCGCCGGAGCACGAGGTCTGGACGGCGCCGGAGGAGCCGGGCCCGACGGACCGCGCCGACGCCGCCACTCCGGTCGGCCCGCCCAACTGGCTTCTCCAGTCGACCAGTTCGGACGGCCTGGTCCGTCTCCACAACCACGGCAGCGAGGACGTCCGCTACGACCCGTACTACACGCGGCTCGCGTATTCGACGGCGACGGAGCCGTCGGCGTCGTACGACAACAGTGTGATCGTCGGCGACGACCCGAGCCGTACGGGCATCGAGCCGCTGGGGGTGGGCGAGGGCTGGGCCGCGTCGCGTCACACGGCGGGCGGCGGCGCCCGGGTCACCAGCCTGGTCCTCGCGCACGGCGCGGTGGAGGTGCGGGCCCATGTGGTGGCGGGAGCGGCCCCCGGGACAGGGGTGAGGGTCACAGGGTGGGCGGCGAAGGGCGACGCGCGTGCCGAACTCCTGCCGATTCATGGTCTGTTGGACGCGCCGACGGGCCTGACGGGTCTGACGGGTCTGTCGGGACTGTCGGGCACCGTCATCGGCGAAGGCTCTCTCTTCGTGGCACTCGCCCGCCTCACCGCCGAGCCGGACCCCGTTCCGCTGGCGGAGGCGGCGGACGTACGGGTGGACGGGACGGGGGAGTTGACGGTCGCCTGGAGCGGCGGCCGCGAGGTCCGGGTGCGGCTGGGCGACGGTGTGGCCGAGGTGCGCAGCCACTGA
- a CDS encoding rhamnogalacturonan acetylesterase: MRRFNTAVLVAAVAATALSVTPAQARSDEGRRALGLENCTATACHFDVEPGTYDVKVLLGGDTVASTAISGETRRSLLPETATEAGRRVARSFTVNVRTPEGEPTGPEGTPGLDLVLGGSAPALADIRVTPARPHTRQIFLVGDSTVCDQPGDPYSGWGQQLPQYLRKGLSVANYADSGESTVTYLATPALFPTVQPLIRSHDLVLIQLAHNDKTTDEATYRANLETLVAGVRAQGGEPVLVTPIVRRWFNADGTLNNNIALLVNGLGVDHPAVIRSVAAAENVPLIDLTAKTKALVESLGVEGSKAIYLYNEKRDNTHTSVHGATVYAGLVRDELVAQHLVPEGQVRVG, from the coding sequence ATGAGACGTTTCAATACCGCCGTGCTGGTGGCGGCCGTCGCTGCGACCGCGCTGTCGGTCACCCCGGCGCAGGCCCGGTCGGACGAGGGGCGGCGCGCCCTGGGCCTGGAGAACTGCACGGCGACCGCCTGCCACTTCGACGTCGAGCCCGGCACGTACGACGTGAAGGTGCTGCTCGGCGGGGACACCGTGGCCAGTACCGCCATCAGCGGCGAGACCCGCCGCTCCCTGCTTCCCGAGACCGCCACCGAGGCCGGCCGGCGTGTGGCCCGCAGTTTCACCGTGAACGTCCGCACCCCCGAGGGCGAGCCGACCGGGCCCGAGGGCACCCCGGGCCTGGACCTCGTCCTCGGCGGTTCGGCGCCCGCGCTGGCCGACATCCGGGTGACCCCGGCGCGCCCGCACACCCGCCAGATCTTCCTGGTCGGCGACTCGACGGTGTGCGACCAGCCCGGCGACCCGTACTCGGGCTGGGGCCAGCAGCTGCCGCAGTACCTGCGCAAGGGCCTCTCGGTCGCCAACTACGCGGACTCCGGGGAGAGTACGGTCACCTACCTCGCCACCCCGGCGCTCTTCCCGACCGTCCAGCCGCTCATCCGCAGCCACGACCTGGTGCTCATCCAGCTCGCGCACAACGACAAGACGACCGACGAGGCGACGTATCGCGCGAACCTCGAAACCCTCGTCGCGGGCGTCCGCGCCCAGGGCGGCGAGCCGGTCCTCGTCACCCCGATCGTGCGCCGCTGGTTCAACGCCGACGGCACCCTGAACAACAACATCGCGCTGCTGGTGAACGGCCTCGGCGTCGACCACCCGGCCGTCATCCGCTCGGTCGCCGCCGCCGAGAACGTCCCGCTCATCGACCTGACGGCCAAGACCAAGGCCCTTGTCGAATCCCTGGGCGTCGAGGGCTCCAAGGCGATCTACCTCTACAACGAGAAACGGGACAACACGCACACCTCGGTGCACGGCGCGACGGTGTACGCGGGTCTGGTCCGTGATGAACTCGTCGCCCAGCATCTGGTGCCGGAGGGCCAGGTGAGGGTGGGATGA
- a CDS encoding rhamnogalacturonan lyase B N-terminal domain-containing protein translates to MSGSAPRSVRRRTFVLGSAAVAGSAALAGPLATTASAASFGYTDDGSNYVIDTGANLVFKVSKTNGDLTSLVYKGTEYQGYGGKNSHVESGLGTSTVTIAQSGSTILVSVAYGTLKHYYAARSGENNVYLWTNKADTSVSATRYIVRVKAGLFLNDEPDSYTYAPTTIEASDVFQKSDGQTRSKHYSKRRVIDYDYVGWTTGSVGLWVVRSNHEKASGGPFYRSLLRHQSADGGGLYEILYYGENQTEAQRFGLQGPYVIALTDGGAPSSSLYPGTLSTSWADSLGISGYVAASGRGRVAGVGISGRDTAYAYTVGLANSDAQYWGSARASDGYYSIGGVLPGTYTLTVFKGELAVYTTSVTVTAGGTTTLNTIAIPSSNDPGNASAIWRIGNWDGTPSGFKNADLMTYAHPSDVRASAWTGNVVIGSGSETSAFPAYIWKDVNSGLLVYFKLTAAQAAAAHTLRIGVTTAYANGRPQVTVNSWVSSIPSPPTQPSTRSLTVGSYRGNNNTFTYSVPASAWLTDTSQYNVLKIDVVSGSGTTAFLSAGTSIDAIDLLA, encoded by the coding sequence ATGTCCGGATCCGCTCCCAGATCGGTCCGCCGCCGCACCTTCGTTCTCGGCAGCGCCGCCGTGGCCGGTTCGGCCGCCCTCGCCGGTCCCCTCGCCACGACGGCGAGCGCGGCGAGCTTCGGCTACACGGACGACGGTTCGAACTACGTCATCGACACCGGCGCGAACCTGGTCTTCAAGGTCAGCAAGACCAACGGCGATCTGACGTCGCTGGTCTACAAGGGCACGGAATACCAGGGCTACGGCGGCAAGAACTCGCACGTCGAGTCGGGTCTCGGCACCTCCACCGTGACGATCGCGCAGTCCGGTTCGACGATCCTCGTCTCCGTCGCGTACGGCACGCTCAAGCACTACTACGCGGCCCGCAGCGGCGAGAACAACGTCTATCTGTGGACCAACAAGGCCGACACCTCGGTCAGCGCGACCCGCTACATCGTGCGCGTCAAGGCGGGCCTGTTCCTCAACGACGAGCCCGATTCCTACACCTACGCGCCCACCACCATCGAGGCCTCGGACGTCTTCCAGAAGTCCGACGGCCAGACCCGCTCCAAGCACTACTCGAAGCGCCGGGTCATCGACTACGACTACGTCGGCTGGACCACCGGCAGCGTCGGCCTGTGGGTCGTGCGCAGCAACCACGAGAAGGCCTCGGGCGGCCCCTTCTACCGCTCCCTGCTGCGGCACCAGAGCGCGGACGGCGGCGGGCTGTACGAGATCCTGTACTACGGCGAGAACCAGACCGAGGCCCAGCGCTTCGGGCTCCAGGGCCCGTACGTCATCGCCCTCACGGACGGCGGGGCGCCCTCCTCCTCGCTGTACCCGGGCACCCTCAGCACCTCGTGGGCGGACTCGCTCGGCATCTCCGGGTACGTCGCCGCGAGCGGTCGCGGCCGGGTCGCGGGCGTCGGGATCTCCGGGCGCGACACGGCGTACGCGTATACGGTCGGGCTCGCCAACTCCGATGCCCAGTACTGGGGTTCGGCGCGGGCGTCCGACGGCTACTACTCGATCGGGGGCGTCCTGCCGGGGACGTACACGCTGACCGTCTTCAAGGGCGAACTCGCCGTCTACACCACCTCGGTGACGGTCACGGCGGGCGGCACGACCACCCTCAACACGATCGCGATCCCCTCCTCCAACGACCCGGGCAACGCCAGCGCGATCTGGCGGATCGGCAACTGGGACGGCACGCCGAGCGGGTTCAAGAACGCGGACCTGATGACGTACGCGCATCCGTCGGACGTCCGGGCCTCGGCGTGGACCGGCAACGTGGTGATCGGCAGCGGCAGCGAGACGTCGGCCTTCCCCGCGTACATCTGGAAGGACGTCAACAGCGGTCTGCTGGTCTACTTCAAGCTGACCGCGGCGCAGGCCGCCGCCGCGCACACGCTGCGGATCGGGGTGACGACGGCGTACGCCAACGGCCGGCCGCAGGTCACCGTCAACAGCTGGGTGTCGTCGATCCCCTCGCCGCCCACCCAGCCGAGCACGCGATCACTGACGGTGGGTTCGTATCGCGGCAACAACAACACGTTCACCTACAGCGTTCCGGCCAGCGCGTGGCTCACGGACACCAGCCAGTACAACGTGCTGAAGATCGACGTGGTGAGCGGTTCGGGGACGACGGCGTTCCTGAGTGCGGGCACCTCGATCGACGCGATCGACCTGCTCGCCTAG